In a genomic window of Virgibacillus sp. SK37:
- a CDS encoding AI-2E family transporter, translating to MKSFFNTRFIKFLGGRDLLFGLLVLFLLGITIYIYDKVSFIFHPLLVIISTLAAPIILALIAYYLVKPIIHLLEKLRINRLGAIIIILLGISGLLTGIILLTAPAIQSQIKELAVELPKYLKEMGNGIKSWISHSFLAPYYDDAYQWVTANLSELPSKISNYFGGAMEGIRNVASTITQVVIAIITFPFVLFFLLKDGDRFKEHTLKLLPPQFRNDANQILINMDRQVGTYIQGQIIVATCIGVLLFIGYLIIGLPYAITLAIIAAVTSVVPYLGPMIAISPAIIIAIVNSPFMLVKMIIVWAAVQFFEGHFITPNVMGRNMHIHPLTIILILLVAGNLFGLIGVILGIPGYAILKVIVVHMFQKLKGRHNEYYGDKYGTYK from the coding sequence ATGAAATCATTTTTTAACACTCGTTTTATAAAATTTCTTGGTGGAAGAGACTTACTGTTTGGATTACTCGTCCTTTTCCTGCTTGGAATAACTATTTATATTTATGACAAAGTTTCGTTTATTTTCCATCCATTACTGGTCATAATTTCTACACTCGCAGCACCGATTATTTTAGCGCTCATTGCCTATTATTTAGTGAAACCGATTATTCATTTACTAGAAAAGTTACGCATTAACCGCTTGGGTGCCATTATAATTATTTTGCTTGGAATAAGTGGGTTACTAACAGGCATCATTCTATTAACTGCACCAGCAATACAGTCACAAATTAAGGAATTAGCTGTGGAACTGCCTAAGTATTTAAAGGAAATGGGCAATGGAATAAAGTCTTGGATTTCGCACTCATTTCTCGCGCCGTATTACGATGATGCATATCAATGGGTCACAGCAAATCTTAGTGAATTACCAAGCAAGATCAGTAACTATTTTGGTGGAGCCATGGAAGGCATTCGTAATGTTGCAAGTACAATAACTCAGGTTGTAATTGCTATAATCACCTTCCCTTTTGTTCTTTTTTTCTTATTAAAAGATGGCGACCGCTTTAAGGAACACACCCTGAAATTGCTTCCTCCTCAATTTAGAAACGATGCAAATCAGATTTTAATAAACATGGATAGGCAAGTAGGGACATATATTCAAGGACAAATCATCGTGGCAACATGTATTGGTGTTTTATTATTTATAGGTTATTTAATCATTGGGCTTCCGTATGCGATTACACTGGCAATTATTGCAGCTGTTACGAGTGTTGTTCCCTATTTGGGGCCTATGATTGCCATTTCGCCGGCAATTATTATCGCAATTGTCAATTCACCTTTTATGCTTGTCAAAATGATAATTGTTTGGGCAGCTGTACAATTTTTCGAAGGACATTTCATAACACCAAACGTAATGGGGAGAAATATGCATATTCATCCACTTACTATCATTCTGATTCTTCTGGTAGCTGGAAATTTATTTGGATTAATTGGAGTAATACTTGGTATTCCAGGCTATGCGATTCTTAAAGTTATTGTTGTCCACATGTTTCAGAAACTTAAAGGAAGACATAATGAATATTACGGTGATAAATACGGGACATATAAATAA